The window AATGGTTTCTTTGTGTTCTTGTTCAAATACCCTCACTAGTTTACGTGACATATTTAAAGTGCCCTTGCATGCAGCACATGACATTACATTAAGGACAGACTGATGAAAACTATAGCTCTGTCTCTCCcacaatattgaaaaaaaatctaaatatgtaatactcaaaaatgttttggaaaacagAATCACAGACATGTTTCAAAATGTAGAAttaataaaacatatttaaatatagtGATTTGTATTTATCctgaaaattttaataaaagcagTTTATTTAAAGTAGGTCTCTGAAGTTTTTACACACTTGGCATTCTCATCATTTATTGAGATGGGTTGCTACCAGCTATATAAAATGGTTATTGGACAATCAAAACCTATTCTGGCCTAGTCAAATTTCACTAGCTGTAATTCAGAAAAGTTGCAAGTTTGCACTGACAAATATTGTGTATACTAATTAACCTACATGGAAGTCCTGTGGGTGAGAGTGAAAACTGGTACCAGACATCTAATTGTCAATATCATTTAATTGTAGAAAAAAAGGATTATTTGCCTAGTTTGCAGTTTTCCCACAGTTGCTCTCACTCAGCCAGCTGTACCCTAATTGCAGGTAGCTAATAATCTGTATGCACTCCCTGCAGTGCAATATAGGGCAAGAAGCcagttttcattttcagcctCAGATCAGAGCTGTCAGTCAATAAACGTGCGTATTTTTTAAGTTTAGTTCTGACCAGGCAATGGGACATAAAGCTGGCTATTATGTTTTTGCTTTACAAATAAACTTATTGTCAGACAAATGTATAGCCTTTAACGTTTTTATGTTAGCCAGTATGATCAGGGACACAACTCtatactctgggtgtccccaaACCGCTGACTaccagaagatgggactggatgacaggggaatTATTCCATTCTGTTCGTTcctctgacactggccactatcagaagacaggatactggtctagatggaccattggtctgatccagtatggccattcttatattatgTCTTTTTTCTAGCTTGATACTATTGATGAAacttgaaaaatgctattttctgCACATATTTCCATAATTTGataattatgtttttttaaatgtactgtaaCACTGCAAATTTAAATCACAGTATATGCAgtatattaagatttttttttaaaaaaacacccactgttcagaaattacacacacacacgaaaaatcTAACTCTTGGCACCAAGTCATTAATTTGGCATGAGACTGTTTTTTCAGAGAGTTCAGGTGCACAGGGTAGCAAGATTCCAGTTTTAATAACTTCTCTCTACTTCACTTCTAGTTGAAATAATCTCCTATTCATATCTACCTTTATTTCACTTACAAGATATCATTAAGTAGTCTTCAGATGTGCTctttccatcatcatcatcttcagtTTTTATTGTAACCGTAGAACCAGGAACAGTACTGGCTGCTTGAATCACAGTTTCTGTATCTGAATTAGTTACAAGAACTTCTTCTGAAACCATTGTGGGTGAGTCAGCTCCTGACACAGAGTCTTGCACCACATGTTCCAAATGTCCATCAGGACCCGTAACAAGGTCAGCCACAAAAACCTGATCAGGAACTCTAACAGTTTCTGTTATTAGATCAGAAGTCAAAACATGATCACTGGTATCTAAATCTTCTTCAATAGCAACATCAGCTTCCAACACAGATTCAGGAACAATTACACCTTCTGTTACAACATCAGTTTCAGTGATGATATCTGGTCCTTGGACAACTTCAGCAGCTAAGCCATGATCAAGAGTTATCCCATCATCCGTGACAACATCAGAAACTAGTACAGCTTCAGGAACTGATACAACAATATGGTCACCATCTATATGTGCAGTGCCAGCCATTCCAGCCACTGTGAAACAATTGTGAATGAGAAAAAATGTTAACATTCACACTACGGTATCACATGTACTGTATGTAAGGAATATAACTAAGGTACAGGCTATGCATAGAAGAATGCTTTCTTGCCTTCTAACAAATTTCATTACATTTTACATACctccaaataaaaataaccacCACCTTgtaatattctattattttaaaattaaacaaaacaaaagcacaaaacCGCCCAAATCTTTCTTTAAAAGGAACATTAGGTCAAATCTGCCCCCCAATTTAGGTTTAATAAAACTGAGACTTAAAAGACAAAAGATCAGTAGCTGATTCCATTATATGTATTCCAAAAaagctaaaacatttttttattatgttagcaACTTTAACGCTGCATTATTTTGTTAGTGCAACAGAGCCCAACAACAAATCTGACTAAACAGCATGAAGCTGGCTGGCTTTGCTGTGACACAAGATAACAGTTTCCTTAAACATCAAAATGTGCTACTGGAACATCCTTAACACTTTAAACATCAAAAACTGGAGAGTTCAAACTGTCAAAAATATCACTTGTTTTACTTGCGTATCAAATTATGGCAGAGGTTTCAATTAGTCACTCTAGTAAATATTAACCATTTTCTTTTCTAGGAAACATAGCCAACAGGGATCTGGGCTACAAGAGAAGCCACGTTAGAAATATCCCAATTATTTTAAAGCCTAAATAAAAGCAATAATTTTAATCGTTATGGATAAAATATTCAAGAACATATGCCCTTTTAAAATGAAGGTGGtaaataatattttccatatttattgtaattgtaattaatttggcACATTCCAAGGACTTATGCCATTAATACTAGCTCTGCAGAATGGTCCTCcccatataaataaatatataaataaataacaactcTCTATTTATAGATGGCAGAATTAGGGAGAGTCACGACTGCCCACTGTACCATTCCTCCCCAATACTGGAGGCTAGTGTAGTCAATATTATCTTACTTTTGCCCTGTCTACATGAGAAAACAGTAGCAAATTAACTAAATTAGTTTAGAAACTGCTTTAGTTAAATCAATGCAACATCTTGGATGGACATTCATTTCAATTTAGGAGCTTCTGAACATAATTAGCTAAATAGATACAATTTTCTtgcatagacaaggcctttgcTTTCCTCTCTATACACAGGCATGCATGCAGGGGGAATTCAGACAGTAGCCAGTGGGGAGATCATAAGAACATGAATCTAAAGGGACTCAAGTTATTATGCTCCAGGAGGGCCTAATGTAATGTGGAAGCCCAAGATCTGAGAGATTTTCTGACAGACTGCTGGGCATTCATGGAGCACAGAGGCCTTGTCTATTCCAAAAGGGGGAGAAAGGCTAAATCCAGGCTAAATGCTGTCCTTCTACCATCCTAACATATCAAAAGgaaacagcaatttaaaaaaaaaaaaaaagagcatacataagaaaaaaaatcgtCACATTGCCTTTTTAGATAAAGATCTTGTTTAACCACCTTCTCTGTTTAAGGAtctcagactgtaagctcttgaaAGCCTCTATTCCCATTTAATCAATGAGGATTGAGGGTACTCAGCACTACAGAGGAAGCCTTCAGCACTTTTTACAAACTGCCCCTTAGTCAACTCACTGAAGTTCTACTTCATCCAGAATTAAcgctgcaatttttaaaattgatgcAGACTTTTTCCCAACATGATAAAAGTGGGAATTCAGATACGTATAGCTTGTTTCCTGAAGGACTGCCTCTGTATGGCATTGTGAAgacaaaattaaatacatactAAATATTATTATAAACCGTTAGTTAACCTTAGATTTGAGCTACATTCAATGATGtagaaaatatgttttatttaaaaagatctCTCCTATTTTATGCattagtgtttaaaaataaaatgttttaccaAAATCTTGCATAATCATAGTGTGAGGCATTTTGGACTCGTGTGTCTGCAATCCAAGACTTCCACCACCTGGATCCATAGTCAGCTAAGCTCTTTCACAAAtagctgtaaaaacaaaattgtaattTATATTAAATGCATATCATATTAATGTTTGTTTAGCTCTACTGGACTAAAGTCTGATTCACACTGTATAAGTCCATGCGTGCAGACATGGAAATATGTCCCTGAAAAacggaaggaaaaaaaatagatgctACCTTACACAATTCACTTTGTCATATTATTTTATGATCCTGTATTAaatctcaatcctgcaaacaaatCAATGAGTAGCCTGATAAAGTCAAAAAGCACTGAAGTGAGCAAACTTAATTGCAAGTGCAAGTATTTGCTGGACTGGGCCTTAGTTACAAAAGCAAACGAGTAAAAATTTTGTGATGCACTGTTTACGTTACAATTTGTAAAAATTTACCTAGAATGTGCTACTGGAACATCCTTAACACTCAGAACTCCAGACAGACACATAGCTTTACCTCAAGGGGTACTAATTGAGCCCAAACCTTTTATATCTATGTTGGGAGCAGAATATAAAAATATGCTCTGAAATTCTCCCCATAGCATGAGTAATGACAGATCATTAAAATGTCTAACGCACTACTGACAATAGCAACAAATTATGTGCCAAGTATTAGTTAGCAACAGAAGACAGTTACCTAGATCTTATTAGACACACAAAAATCTGTTATGAAGCAGTTCGAGTTGCTACACATACAACTTACCTacccacaaaaatgaggaaatcaAAGGTAAGCCTAACAAGTACACACATTCAACCCACAAGCATGCACTTTAACATTACAACTGCAAGACGCTACAGATCATGTATcaaaaccttaactctgtcctatTTTCATCCTTCTGTACATACTTTTTATCTGAttatttcctcccttccccaacaCTAGCACATGTAGACATCTGGTGTAGCAGAAGGTTGTGATGAGAGAGGGTAGTCTGGGAAGGGGTTGTGGCTGTAAAGGCAGTTAAAGGGGATGATGGAAGCTAACATCCCAGGTGGATACCTGGTTTAAGTTATTAGGGCATGGTCTATGGCATATTGTAGTTGTAGTATTAGTAAGGAGGAGCAGAGGGCTGTAGTGTAGCAGACTTTTTAAGTCTTTGCTTTTGAGAGTTTTCCAGGTAGGTTGTGTGTGCTTTACAAAAATTTGTATATATAACTTTcttagggattttttaaaataaaaatctgtcagTAGCTGCACATTAACCCTTCTGTTGTAGGATAAAATCTGACGGAAGTGTAGCTCCTAtgggtttgttttcatttctttgttaGCTGGAGGTATAACTCAAGCCCCTAACCCAATTTCTGTCCACAAAGAAAATCTCTAGCTggagttaagtggtgctttaagaTGTAAACTAGCTCATCCATCAGAGatgtgggagggagctggagaggggTCAGATAAGGGGTTGAAGTTCAAATGGTGATGAAGCTGGAGCTAGTAATGCTGTGGGGATGAAGTTATAACAGCTCAATGGCTAATCCAACTACCCTGCTAATTCAATCATTCTATGCTGCTAATCAAATCACTCCGCATAGTGTTGTTTTGCACTGTGGTCACTCTCACTCCAGCTTGCTAGCTCCAATGGAGTAACTCTAATGTACCAACTGGGGTTAACTATTTAGCTGTTGCAGGGAAGACAACAAGTTACACCACGAATAGCAGCTGAACaggcattattatttttatttgaattgcAATAGGGTCTAGCCCCAGTTGTGGACCggatcccattgtgccaggcgccacacaaacagaacaaaaagacagactgAAAGTTCATAGGGACAGGGACTAAGTATACGACAAGGGACACAAAATGGATACaagcagatgggggagcacaaggcaACAATAACACAATATAGGTCAGGGTCCCCCAAGATCCTTGCTTCAGGTCCTTGTACTGTCtcttctcctgccctgccctaccctccccccacaccgGCAGACACCCAGGGGAGACttggagcaaacaaacaaacaaacaaacaagaaaagtactctcccttttttcctcccttatgggggaagggagcctgtgggaaattttaaaaaagcaagggtGACCTGGAACTCAGGCAGTCTTCCTGGGTCAGCCCTTTTGGCTTAGTCTACACAGGGTTCACCTCGAGCCCTTActctagggcagaggtgggcaaactatggcgtgcgggccacatccagccagcGGGAcccccctgcctggcccctgagctcctgggaggcttgcccctcccccgcagcttcaGTGCGACGTGCCGCTGGTGCAACACTCTGGGTGGCTGGGCAGCACATatgcagagccgcggcctgacccggagctctgggcagcacagctgtagcaccgccagccaccggtgctccaggcagtgaggtaaggggccgggggggaggggttggatagagggcaggcgAGTTCGGGGGTGTGGTCAAgggtcagggtggtcagagggcagggaacggggggttggatggggcaggggtccc of the Dermochelys coriacea isolate rDerCor1 chromosome 9, rDerCor1.pri.v4, whole genome shotgun sequence genome contains:
- the ZNF711 gene encoding zinc finger protein 711 isoform X8, giving the protein MDPGGGSLGLQTHESKMPHTMIMQDFVAGMAGTAHIDGDHIVVSVPEAVLVSDVVTDDGITLDHGLAAEVVQGPDIITETDVVTEGVIVPESVLEADVAIEEDLDTSDHVLTSDLITETVRVPDQVFVADLVTGPDGHLEHVVQDSVSGADSPTMVSEEVLVTNSDTETVIQAASTVPGSTVTIKTEDDDDGKSTSEDYLMISLDDVGEKLDHIGSTPLKISTEVSHDDVSKDDGFGSEVIKVYIFKAEAEDDVEIGGTEIVTESDFHNGHSVAGVIEQGAVGRMQREKMVYMAVKDSSQEDEDISCAEIADEVYMEVIVGEEEATSLPDTQLEDSGVNKTFVPVAWAAAYGDERRLPRRYEDCQAAALYEFNHLDCAWVSLVPGLKIYTH
- the ZNF711 gene encoding zinc finger protein 711 isoform X9 gives rise to the protein MDPGGGSLGLQTHESKMPHTMIMQDFVAGMAGTAHIDGDHIVVSVPEAVLVSDVVTDDGITLDHGLAAEVVQGPDIITETDVVTEGVIVPESVLEADVAIEEDLDTSDHVLTSDLITETVRVPDQVFVADLVTGPDGHLEHVVQDSVSGADSPTMVSEEVLVTNSDTETVIQAASTVPGSTVTIKTEDDDDGKSTSEDYLMISLDDVGEKLDHIGSTPLKISTEVSHDDVSKDDGFGSEVIKVYIFKAEAEDDVEIGGTEIVTESDFHNGHSVAGVIEQGAVGRMQREKMVYMAVKDSSQEDEDISCAEIADEVYMEVIVGEEEATSLPDTQLEDSGVNKTFVPVAWAAAYGDERRLPRRYEDCQAAALYEFNHLDCGFPCTGIEDLHPLD